The nucleotide sequence AGAAATCTGCGCTTCAAAAGGGAGAGCAATGGGATCAAATCCATTTCCATTATTGATAAAAACCATACTTTCTAAAGTATTTGCTTCAAGATAAGGAGCGCTGATTAGCGAATTACCAAAAATATCACTCAGGCTAGATTGGGCATAATTTAGGAAAGTTTTCTTTTCTTCACCAACAAAGGACATGGCATTAGAGATACAAGAAAAGCCGCGCTCCGGAACAAGATCATTGAATTGATCATCATAATGGGCTTCAACAATATCGAGAATATTATCGTTATCGAAATCGTCAAAATAGACTTTTCGCGGATGGGCTGGCGAAAAATGATATTTTGTATTCACACCCCAGTTTGTGGCCACAATATCAAGTAATCCATCTTCGTTAAAATCTCCCGTGGCCACACCATTCCACCAGCCTTTAAAATTCGACAATCCCATATTGGCGGTAACATCTTTAAATTTTCCGTTGATGTTTTCAAGGATTGTTACCGGTCCCCATTCCATGGCCAGGATAAGATCGGGATCACCATCATTATCAATATCACTGAAAACAGATCCTGACACAAGACCGATTTCGGAAAAAAGAGACGAATTATTTGAACTAGCGACGAGTTTTCCATTTTGGTTAATATATAAAATTGATGATGCCGGTTTTGGATATTGGTTTGGAATAATCCGCCCGCCTACGAATACATCCAGATCGCCGTCCCCATCTACATCGGCTTGGGACATTGGACCCGCCATATGGGGCAAACTTTCAAACTCTCCTTTGGCTTTTCGGGAATAAGTAGAAATAAAGCTGGCTACCGGTTTATCCGATTCAAAATTGGTTTTGGCAGCCATTACACCATGGTTCCCATCACCATCTACGGTACTCAAAAGAGCTGTAAAATCTTGGTCCAAATTTTTCACGATAGAAAAAGGAACAAAGGAGTGGCCGTCCTTATTTTCAAAATGATCAAAAGATCCTCCTCGACCACCAGAAATAAAAATGTCTTCGTCCCCATCTTCATCTACATCCATCCATGCGACGCCGGGACCCAATTGACTAAAACGGTTTGGAAGCAAGCTTTGATTAGAAAAGTCATCAAAAGGATCTTCATGGTGGCTATGATCAAGGAGTTCGCTCACATCCGTAAAAATCGGCTCAACCAGTTTTTCGTCTACTGGAATCGGTACTGAATTAATTTGACGAATGGTATATAAATTATCAGCTTTCATTGAATCTAATGTTGTCATTGTACCATCTCGCCAACGGATTTCAACCGCCATGGATTGGTCACTCGCCGCAAAAACTTGGAGCGGATCATTAGCCGAAAGATAGTGCCCTCCGGAAATTACTTCCCGGGATTGCCTTACAGGGCCACCATTAAGGATGATTTTTGCACCAATTGCCTGTGAATTTGGTCGATTGCCTACCAATCGAATAGCCAATCGCTTTGCCGATGTATTATTTCTGAAAAGACCCAAGTTTTGGTTTAGGCGATTAATGACAATATCCAAATCACCATCATTATCCAAATCGGCAGAAGCCATACCGTGAGAAATATCTTTATCCAATCCCAATCCCCATCCATTAGGAATCGTTT is from Candidatus Neomarinimicrobiota bacterium and encodes:
- a CDS encoding VCBS repeat-containing protein translates to MKKSISVIILFLFIIGCEQNEPGWGKEQVYKVERLTVPIGNGDSGFSEMAPSQTGVTAGNWIGEQEILENQHLMHGSGVALGDVNGDGRIDIYIPRIREHNVLYINKGDWQFEDATTTAGVACKDRYSTGATFADVDGDRDLDLIVTALGGPNSLFINNGDGVFTENILPSFLDRPGSTSSALADVDNDGDLDLYITNYKRLAMRDSLPPPVISFDNTLMELTNNRWIVMPPFNKEYETEVRNNILLRFEMAEVDQFYLNDGKGNFKLIDITQSHFTDENGQSIEEHLRDWGLMAQFRDINNDTHPDIYICNDFESPDRAWINNGDGTFRALPKLALRHTSNSSMAVDFSDLNNDGLQDFFVTDMMSQSHIRQKTQMGTMAPTPLSIGDIDDRPQYMHNTLFLNRGDNTFSEISQFSNTQASEWSWASMFIDVDLDGFEDVLITTGHMYDVQDSDSNQKQKEALAHVRSFDQFKRMMFNYPTLELKNIAFRNRGNLKFETIPNGWGLGLDKDISHGMASADLDNDGDLDIVINRLNQNLGLFRNNTSAKRLAIRLVGNRPNSQAIGAKIILNGGPVRQSREVISGGHYLSANDPLQVFAASDQSMAVEIRWRDGTMTTLDSMKADNLYTIRQINSVPIPVDEKLVEPIFTDVSELLDHSHHEDPFDDFSNQSLLPNRFSQLGPGVAWMDVDEDGDEDIFISGGRGGSFDHFENKDGHSFVPFSIVKNLDQDFTALLSTVDGDGNHGVMAAKTNFESDKPVASFISTYSRKAKGEFESLPHMAGPMSQADVDGDGDLDVFVGGRIIPNQYPKPASSILYINQNGKLVASSNNSSLFSEIGLVSGSVFSDIDNDGDPDLILAMEWGPVTILENINGKFKDVTANMGLSNFKGWWNGVATGDFNEDGLLDIVATNWGVNTKYHFSPAHPRKVYFDDFDNDNILDIVEAHYDDQFNDLVPERGFSCISNAMSFVGEEKKTFLNYAQSSLSDIFGNSLISAPYLEANTLESMVFINNGNGFDPIALPFEAQIS